In Fragaria vesca subsp. vesca linkage group LG5, FraVesHawaii_1.0, whole genome shotgun sequence, the genomic stretch AACATTTGTACACCATGTTCACGGAAAGGTAGCTGACTCTAGCTAAACTTTGGATTCAGGTTCTCTACTTAGATTTAAGTTGTTTGGATTTGTTTGAATGTCTAATAACTATTAGTTGGAGTAAATATGACATAAAAATAACATGGTAGTCATAGATTGTACTCAATCTAATGGTTAGAAGTCATCCAAGCAAATCCAAGCAACATAAATCCAAGTAGAGAAGCCAAATTCAGCTTCGTCCTTTTTCAAGAATGAAGTTGAAGAGAATCCGAGTGCAACTTCACACTAGCCAACGCATAACCTTCACTTGATTCGGAATTAACCTTACAGAAACTTCTTACACGACCTAAATTCATATGATCAAAGAAGAAGCCCTGAGCATGGAGAAAAGAAAAGTTAAAAACATTTACTTTAACTTTAACTTTAAATCCAAAAATATTTACAAAGATTTATACAAGTTACCAGACACCAGAAAAATAAAAAATCTATACAAGTTAGCCATAAGGCAAGTTTAGTGATATACCATAAGAACCGAAGGCACTGTCCAAAAGCCCCCATTAAGGGAACCTTCTTTGCCATTTTAGCTTTCAAATTTGAAAACCCATATAAATAATCCAATCCAAATTTCCCAAATTCTCTTCGAATTTCAAAACCCAGTGTACCCAATCTTCAATCCGCTGAGGTTTCAATCGAAGATGATCAGCTTGTGATTGTTTTTGCAGAAACCCAAATTGGGAAATTAGGGTTTTAGCGACTCGATCCCAATGCGGTTGTTCCCTTTGAACTCGACCCCGAGCTCGAGCTCCAGCTCCACCGTAGAGAAGGAGCAGACTGATCGGAAAAGGACTCGCGCCCTTTTGTACCTCAATGTCTACGACCTCACCCCTGTAAATAACTACCTTTACTGGTTCGGATTCGGGGTCTTTCACTCCGGCATCGAAGGTAATCAGAAAAATTAGGGTTCTTACTTATTCAGTTTTGGATTTTGATTTGAAATTTTGAGAATTTTGATGGTTATGTTGTTGGGTTGAGTTAGACTGTTGTGATTCTATAGTGTGTTGATTGCTGTAGTGATGTTTGTAAAGAAAGAGTGAGAGTGCGCGAAAAGATCGAAAATCAGTGGTTTGTCTTTGATTTGTGTTGATATAAAATGCAGCTTTGGTTCGGGTTCATCGGGAGCAAGAACTTCTTGCTGTCAAATTAGGAAGTTTTTTAGTTTGAAATGCGGTATGTTGTTTTGTTCATGGGTTGAGATAGTTATGTGGGGAAGTGAGCTTGGTGGGAAATTTTGATGGTTGTTAGATTATGATCTGCAGACTTGCGTGGTGTATAATCGAAGTCAATGTGACAATTAAATTATATTCCTTGCATGCATGGAGTCTCTTCTAGTGGCCGGTTTAGTCACTTGTTTATTAGCAAGCTATTAGGAATGTAGTTCAGTCTAACAACAATCAAATCTGCACCAAATATTGTAATGTTTTTCAAAACTAAGTTTTCTTAATTCATCAACATGAAGAATAGAATCAGCATTCATAATGAAGAACTTATCAGCTCTAAAACAAACATCAATACAGCTTGCACAAGCTTTAAGGACTCTTAAGAAGTTTCTGTTTTATCATATCATCTGAACGTGCCGTTGCATGCATAGATATATAGATAGGTAGTAGTAGTCCAAATATATTCTAGCAAAGAGTTTGAAACTTTGTTAAACTAAAATGATAAGGATAGTTTGAGGTTCTGTCAGAGGAATGATAATTTGGCATGAGGAGATTTGAAATTGGGCAAGCTCTTTAGTAGAATCTAGTAGATTATGTATCGTTTTTGAAGCATCAAAGTACTTGGACATGTACTTTTTTTGAAGCATCAGCTTAAGTACAGGGTTATTGTAAATATGTCATAAAAAGCTGATAGTTATCTATGCTACTTTGGCAGAACGTTTTGTAAAAGTGGAGCACATCAATATTAAATGGTGCTATAGAAATGTTGGAGATTGCACTAATATTTTGGTTTAACAGAATTCCTTACATTTATGGTTGTTTGTTTTGCCATTTATTTATTTAATACATGAGTGTTTGACGGGGTGGCACCCCTCTGCAGCCTTCTTATGATTATCCTTCGAAAGCATGATATAGTTCTACCTGTTCTTATAAACAGTGCATGGCTTGGAGTATGGCTTTGGAGCCCATGAGTATCCCAGCAGTGGAGTTTTTGAGGTGGAACCAAGGAGTTGTCCTGGCTTCATATTCAGAAAGTCACTCCTACTGGGCAGCACTGATATGTCTCGTACAGAATTTCGGTCATTTATGGAGCACCTTTCTGGAAAGTATCATGGTGATACCTATCATTTAATTGCCAAGAATTGCAACCATTTCACTGATGAAGTCTGTTTGCGGCTAACCGGAAAACCTATCCCTGGATGGGTTAATCGGTTGGCACGAGTAGGTGAGAGTAAAAATCCTCTACTTCAGTATCCACAGGGACCTAAGAAGTTGTTGTTTTTTTTTTTTAAGGTTGAGAGAGGGAAGGAGGGGGGTTCTAGACTGTAGAAATGACATGGACATATCCTTGTTTCTGATTACAAGTTCCTTTAGTTTGGAATTTGGATATTATGTTATTAACTTGGTTACGTCTGATCCGTAGACTCCATACTGTAGGTAGGTCCAATCATTATGGAAATGGATTGTAATGGTCTCTGGGGGTCATCTATAATGGTTGCTAGCACTTAACATTGTTGATATTAATTATCTGGACCAGATTTAATGGGCTTTTCCAATACTGAGTAGAGAATCTTCTCAAGTTTCAGGTTCTTTCTGTAATTGTCTTCTGCCAGAAAACATTCAATTATCAGCAGTCAGACATCTTCCTGATCATCCGCCATATTCTGGTATGTTTCTAGTGGATAAACCATGTTTCTAAAAAATTTTGAATCATGGTATTGCATACTTCATAGTACACATGACAGGCATGACAAAGAATATATATGAATATGATCTTCCTAATTATATCACATATTAGTGAGCTTATATTGCAGACCAGGAAAATAAATTGACACAGTTTTCTTCATAGTACACATGAATTGGCATGCAATGTGATCATAGCTGTGATGCGAAGAGAGGGAGTTGGTGTAATGGAGGAAGATGAGAATAAACAGGAAACATAGAAGTAAGTAGGGTAGCCATGTCTTCTTCAGTGTATTGTCAGGATTAGTTGGGGTCTTTTGAACATTTCACACACAAACATGCATAATCAACAATGAAGAAAAACTCGGTGATTTATATGGACCTGAGTTCTATATCAGTTGGCCCACACATAATTCTAAAATTTTACTTCTTAATTCCCTCTACCAAAACTACCTCAGTTAAACAAACCAATATATCCCGATATAGTCGCTCTTTATGTTTACAATTCCTCTCAAGACCCATAACTTTGTTCAAGCTCACTCCCTCAGTACTTTGCAGTCTGCACTCATCAGAGTACTTTACGATATAATATAGATTTATAATTTATCTTAGATGACTTGATAAATTCCATTGCGTTTGTAGTTCGATTATTGAATGTTTTTTGAGATGCCCCATTACTGAACGGACATGAAATGGAACATATTAGTTGACAAGCATGGAACATGCAGAAGTTTTTGATTGCCAGATTAGGTGCATTACCATTTGGCAGTGTTTGTAGACAAATATTATCAATAAATTTCATATTTTCATTTGCCAAACGTTTCAAAATACACTAAGAAGTTGCGACTTCTTATGAACTGCACGGCTGCAGGTAGCGGAGAGTTTACAGTAGGAGAGATGAAGTAAAGAGAAAGTTGGGGGGGGGAATAGAGTGTCAGTTTCATGAGCTGGATTTTGTTTTATTCTATTGAAAGGGACCTGGATTTTATTTGTTTATAGTTGTCATTTTACAAAAGTGTAATATAGGTATTAGAATTTGCATTTAACAGGGAACTAAGGTTTGGAGTCAAATTAGGATCACCCAAATGTCTCTAATAATCATAAAGCCTAATTTGGTTATCAAAAGTTACACACAAAGTGGTCCATATGCCACTAACCTAGAGTTGTCCTGCTACATTAATATGTATGTGAATCTGGTGGGGAGTCATTTGAAACACCAGATTGATCTCAAACTTAATGGCATATTAGCTTTTGTTTGAAACTTGATATACTAACGTATTGTTAGAAAGTTAAGGTGGTTAAATGTTCAGTGCTATTTGTTGGATCTTGAGAACAGAATTGCATGCAGGCGGACATCGGCTATGTGTGACTATACATCTATTGTGAAATCTATAATTATATTTCTTTTTTGGTGAAATCATCTATGTTTGTATGTGTTTTGGTGCTTTACATGTGTTTCTTATATGTTATAATTTTCCTTTATTTTTATGTCAATACAGAAGAAGAAGAAGATGATGATGGATCAGAGTCAATTGCTTCATCTGGAACAGGAAGTGATGAGGATTCAAATCATCACCTGTTGGCTGCACCAATTGGTGATGTAGCTTTCGTGAAGGAAACACCAGTGAGGTTAGCGAGGGAGCTCATGTAACTCCCATCATTATTTGTGTGGAAATGTGTCTCTATGTGTGTTCCCTTGTACGTTTCTGATTGTACCACTATATATGTTTCAGCTATTTTAGCAATCCCAATGTCAGGGATAGTTCCTTGATTCTTCTTAAAGAAAGGTCAGAGTTTCCTTGATGGTGCTCAAGATTTGTCTGCTGCCTGTATTGTTCGGAAATATATGTGAATGCTCCAACTTAAATCCAAACGACAGATAAATATGCAGTTGTTACATGATCATTCTTTACATAATAGATGTTGCAGATCCCTGACAGTTTCTTGCAATGGCCTTGTTTTTTCTCTTAATTACTTGATAGTTCTTAGATCACTAAATATGATACTTGTTTGGAAAAGCAGGGAGAAACATTTTTGTTTAGTGAATAGTTTTCTAAGGAGAAGTACTACCGTATTCTAAATTCATAAATAGTATTATTTCTCATACATCGAATGATTTGTTTGAGTATTTGAACAAAATGAAGTACCCGAAACATGAGCATTCATGGTATCTGTTATTTCATGAAAGAGTTCTGAAGCATCCTTGCAGGGTTTACAATGTGAATGAAGCTAAAGCATTCTTCTTCCATTTAGGAGATGGGACATTTCAGAGTTTCTCTAATGATGCTCGGCGAGGATACTTCAAGTATGGGACTCATAAACAGGGGTGGAAACAAAGATGGAGTTGGATAAAAGGTAATGATCAAGTCTTGGGAAGATTTTATTGGATATCAGGAGAAAGAATAGTTCAATGGCCAGTAATTTTCAGTGTTATTTTGCACATTTGCACTCTCTTGATATCAATGTTTGAAAAATCACGAGGTCTTATAGGGGAAAAGACAAACAAGTTAGCACCTCGTTCAGAAATATTGAAATACCTGTTTACATATTGATTCAATGCCATGAAACTTGTTAAATATGAATAGCTTAAAGACATGCTAATTGCCTGATTGAGCTTTAATTAACATGTTGCTGCAGCATTAACATGATATATAAAGGCCTCCTTCGAGACCCCTTTCCTTTCCCAAGCAACACAAGCGGCATTTCCAGCTTAATTTTATACACTTTCACGAAGAATTTAAGGCCAATTGGTGGCTTATAGTTTTTCTTGTACGTTCATAGACTAGGCTCCGGCCAGCTCCTACCATGATCGCCATCTTCATCGTCCTCATCTTTTTCCTGATCAGGCTACACCCAAGACCCATTGCCGCTTTGAACGAGAGACTTGTGCTTCTCTCTCCACCCCTTAGCAACCAGATTATATTCATCATTCAGACCATCAAATTCAGACTCAGTGTATATGTTAACCAGCTTAATGTCCCGGCTAAATTCAGACCCTATTCTTCAAATCGTCATCCTAGACTTTAAAACCAGTTTAGGGTTGTCTGGATTAATTTTTTACATGCCCAATATCATCAACACCAAGTTACCTAATGTGTTATTGTCCGAAACGACCAAAAAAAAAGTGTTATTCTCCAACATTATATAAGTTTGGGTACCTCTCCTCAACCCGGCAAATCAGCTGGTTATGGACCAGCAGAAAGGCAAATCGTGCAGCAGACCACGTCGTTGTCCTTGCCTTATCGGATTCTTGCCCCTCAGATTGGGTGTCGAACCCTCCTTCCTCCTTGATGAATATTCTGGTGTACGATGGACTGCCGTGTCCTCGTAAGCAGTCTGCCCCTGTTTTTCTTTATTTTGTTTTTGTCTTTTTCTTTCGAGAAATTTTAAATACACACCCCTAATCTCTTAATACACACTTTTATTATTTTATGTTTCTATTGAGATTTTATAGATAAGCTAAAAGACCAAAACAAACATCTATTATTAAAAAAAAAAATTCACTCTAGAAGTATTCTTTTCAATCTTCTACCCTAAAATCGTCGAAAACACGTATTCTCCCCTAACCCCAACTCTTTTCCACAATTCATTTGGGTTGTCTTTTTTTATTTTATATTTTATTTTATCTGTATCAGCTTTATTTTGATCTTGCATATCATATTGTCATGTACTACATCTTTATCATGACATGTTTTATCAAATAACTAGCTAGCTATGTTTAGTAGCTACGTACTTTACTTCTACAGTTCTACTAGCTTGTGAATTTTGAAAACTTGTATTGGTGATTTGGAGTTGGGATATAACAATAATCATTTGATTATACATTGAACGATGATAGCCAAAAACTTCTAGCAAAAATTAGACGAAATAATATGTAAAAAAAGGCACCAAATAGTACATATATTAATTATATTAAATAATAGAATATTTCATAAATTAAGGGTATTTTAGACAGTTTGGGATGTGTATTAAGTATAATACTGAAATGAAAAACTTGATAGGTGGTGTATTAAGCAAGGTGTGTGTATTAAGATATTAGGGGTGTGTATTTAAAATTTCTCTTTTCTTTCTCTTTGTTGTTTCCTCTCGCCAAAAAAAAAAAACATTATATAAGTTTGTGTTCCTTATATTTTGACTGGGTGGGAGGGAAGACGTGGTAGAGAAGGAAGAAGATTGAAGACACGTTCCATCTTTGTATTCACCATACTTCAAACGTAAATTCTTTCCTACGGATCCAAGCAATCGAGATAAAATCAACCTTACCATCATGAAGCATGCCAGCATGGTATATGACATGTAATCCATATATATGCCGTGTGGAATTCAAAGACGAATACAGTGAATATATATCAAGGACTGTAATCTACATATACGAAGTTGAGACGTATATGACCTGAAATCTATATATACGAAGTTGTGAATTACCAAGTTGATTAGGTTGTACTGGCCGTAATCTTGTCCACTGATCAAAATTCAAAAACTAATCGCCATCTGCCCATCTCATTAAAACTGGTTCTTTTCAAAATTCAGTTTTAGGCAATGATGCAAGTCTTGAAACCTGGTGCAGATAGTGACAGAACGCTGCGATTTCACAAAAAAAAAAGACTGACAGAACGCTGCATTTGTTTTGATTTCGTGATGAACAAATTTACTTACCAAGTTACCATACACATCAAGAAACTTATGCATCATTTCCAAACTTAACCTTCACGTTATCGTACGTATTCAAAAGAACGAAAATAATGCATGAAGCACCATGCATGGCACTATAAATACAAGAGCTGGGAGGCCATAAGAAACTCACTTCTTTCGAGCTAGCTTTTGTTTACTCAAGCAAGAAAACTTACGGTGATGGCTAGCTTTGCAACAAACTGGAAGGATCTCAGCGGCGAGAACGAGTGGGAGGGTCTTCTCGACCCTCTTGACATCAATCTCCGCCGCTATATCATTCACTACGGTGAAAGGTCTGGATCGATAGCTACCGTGGTGACCGAGCAGAAGTCGAAAAACTACGGACTTCCTCGATACGCAAAGGGACATTTGTTCCAAAAGGTGGGTTTGGAGAATGGTAATCCATACAAGTACGTGGTGAAAAATTATTTTTATGCAGCTCATGTGGAACTTTCCCCCAAGAAATCAAACTTTGTTGGTTTTGTTGCGGTGACAACTGATGAAGGAACAAAGCTGCTAGGCAGGAGGGATGTCTTGATTTCTTGGAGAGGAACCCAGTTGAAACATGAATGGCTTGTTGGCATCAAGATCAATTTAGTCCCAGCTGCTCACATTCTGGGAGAGCAGAATGATCCTAAGGTGCACCATGGTTGGCTTTCGTATTACACTGATATCGACCCTGCGTCCTCACACAATCGACTTACTAATTCCAGAGATCAGGTATTCTAATTTTTTCTCCTTTAGTATGATACTGAAGTAACTGATAAATGTTTAACTAGCTAAGCCATAAGGTCCACACTCCGCAATATGATTATAAGTTTATAACTGCACTAAATGTCTAAGGCTCTAAGCTCATCAGATTCGATACTTTTATTTCTATGTCTCAGGCTCTGGCTGCTCTTAAAGAAGTACTCAATGAATACAAGGGTGAAGAAATCAGCATTACAGTCACTGGTCACAGCATGGGTGCTGCTATGGCAACTTTAAAGGCAACTGATATTGTTCGCAACGGATACAACATACTGCTGGAAGATCAACCAAATAAGGTCATTCCTGTCACAGCCTTTGTGTTTGCTTGCCCTCGTGTTGGAAACGAGGGTTTTGGAAATGTATTTTCCGGTCTTGAAAATCTTCACGTCTTGCGTGTAACAAATGACCAAGATATAGTCCCTAAACAACCAGAAACGGCCGACTATGTTCATGTTGGAAAAGAGCTGAGATTCGACTCTGTCAAGTCGCCGTTCATGAAAGTTATTCCTGATGTTGTGATCAAAGAAAAAGTAGGCATTTTGCACGATCTGGAGGTTTACTTGCATGGAGTTGCAGGAACTCACGGGATTAATAGTTCTGATTTCAAACTGGAAGTTGATCGTGATCTCTCACTGGTAAACAAGTATATTGATGGCGTGAAGGATGAATATAATATAGTTGCAGAGTGGTGGACCGAGAAGAACAAGTCTATGATCCAAACGAGTGATGGCTTTTGGGTGTTGGATGATCACGAGAAAGATGAGAGCGAGTCATGAGACTAGTTAGGCTAGTCTATGATCCAAATAAAGGTTAAAGCTCATTCGTAATTCAAATAAGGTTTCCTTCCATTTCTGTAATATCAAGTCAACCCAGTAAACATGTAGTTACTCAACAGTTATAAAACAGTTACGTAAGTAGTTACATAGTTAGTAAACAGTAAACTAACTAGTTAATATCTACTCAACAGTTATAAAACAGTTACGTAAGTAGTTACATACATAATTACTAAACAGTAAACTAACTAGTTAACATCTTGCAATAACACATACCGACGACTCATTCATGTAAACATTTGTCACATGTGGGTCCACATATATCTGTGTGTATTTTTTTTTTTTTGGAAGAACAGCCGGTGCGGCTGCCCTTAAATCTTGATTAATGAAACCATAGAATACAAAAAAGGAGGGGGGGGGGGGGGGGGGGACATAGAGCCTAAACCCTAAATTATAAAGAGTAACGTATTCTAACATGCACCAATTAGTAAATAGTGTATCATTGACAACTCTATTTGCTTTGACAAAGCGGTGACATAACGGAAAGATAACTGTACTAAGGCATGACGACTAATAGTGCAACTTTCCTACTATGTTGCCACACGGAATCATATTCGGCGACCCTATGTTTCATCTTGCCACTAGGAGGTTGCGACCATTTGACAATATCTGTGTGTATAAGTTCTAATAGATTTTGGCTTCTTACTGCAGTTTTCTTGTGTTTGTTAGCCAATTTTCCCTTATAGCATTCCACACATTCATTTAGATCATTAAAGTTAAGTTCATGTAAAGTCTTATTTTTGATTAGTGTTTTAAGCCTGTCCTTAGAAATATGCTCTAATCTTCTATGCCATAAAATTACAGACTTATCATTATGAAGTGATCTTTTAACACTAACAGTAGTGTTATTCTTAAGTGTGTGCTTTTATTATTTTCAATTAACATAATATCTGATTTTGCAACAGAACAATTTAATTGTAAATAATCATTAACAAAAACACCACATCCAAGATAATTTGAACCTCGAGTGTTTTTTTAATCCATCATGATCAATGATTAGTTTGCATCGCAACTTAACTAGCAAAGAAACTGAAAGCAGATTCCTTTTAAGGGAAGGAATAAAGAAAACATTCTCTAGAAAAAGACTTTTATTTGAACCTATATCCAACTGAAGTGAGCCAATGGCTTTAACAACCACCTTCATGCCAATTGCCACGCAGATTGTATTCTCATGCCTCTGAGGTGCCCTCCTGCTTAGCAAACCCTGCATTGAGTTGGTTATATGAATTGGTGAGCCTGAATCCAACTAAAATGAGTTTGCTTTCACATTTATGAAGTTTACTTCCAGAGCAAATGCAGTGTTATCAAACAATGAATCAGAATAATAACTAAAAAGATTACTGAAATCAATCAAGGAGTTATAGACCTCACCTTTCTTCAACATCCACTTTTTGAAGCCGTCAGTTCTTCTTGATATGGTCAACCTTTTTGTAGAAAAACATTTCACTTTCTGCAATTTTTCGGCAACAGGAGCTGTGTGGTGGAACCAGAGCTGGAAATTGACTTCATGGATGCTATAAGGCAGAAGTTCAAGGAGTGCAGCAAGGCTGAGGGGGCAAGACTGTCAAGGAAGCTATATGAGCTGAAATTTAACGGCACTGGGAACATCAGGACTCACCTGATGCAGCTTGAGGAAATCAACAATAAGCTGAGGGACCTACAGATGGTGCATCATTGACCCCATTCGTAGGTCCCTCAGCTTATTGTTGATTTCCTCGAGCTGCATCAGGTGAGTCCTGATGTTCCCAGTGCTATTAAAATTCAGCTCATGTAGCTTCCTTGACAGTCTTGCCCCCTCAGCCTTGCTGCACTCCTTAAACTTCTGCCTTATAGCACCCATGAAGTCAATTGCCAGCTCCGGTTCCACCACACAGCTCCTGACAGTATCTGAGATGGTCCCTCTGATAACATTCTTTGCCATCCGATTGGCTTTCCACTAATCATTGTAGTATTTCCTCTCCTCAGCATTGTTGTCCTCATCAAGCTGATCTTCATTAAGGCACATGTCCATGTTCAGATTCATGGACATGTAGAATTCGACTTGATTGCGCCATTTCTGAAAGTTCAGTCCTGTGAGCGTGGATCTGTCCTAGTGTCACCACCTCAATTCCTAAAATGATTAAAATCAATGCAAATGAGTTTCAAAATTCATGAATATATCTATTTGAATATGTGTGTAGTACTGAAGTATATATTTCAGTCTACATAGTTAAACATGTAAGTTCAGCTACTGAAACACATCTTAAAGTCCCATAAAGTTCATACCAAATAATACTTTTGTACCATAAAATCTGATATCTAAATTTATAAATGTATCACCAAGATCATAAAGTTCATACCAGATAATACTTTTGTAGCATAAAATCTGATATCTAAATTTATAAATGTATCACCAAGATCATGTAATCTCATACATATATTGAAAACAGTCAATATCTTTGGACAAAGAAAAGTCTGAACATATCAGAAACAAGAAAACATGTCATGTAAAACACTGTTACTTGAATCCAAATTGTACCAGAAAATATCTCCTTGGAGACCGGAAGACAATACAATTTATAAACAACAACACAAGTTTTGATTCTTATTCAGTTCTCCATATATGATAGTAAAGGTTACTTTGTGCAGCAGAATTAATACCACATCTAGAGTTTTATGAATCTTTGAAGTTTAAATTTAAGTTTCAGTCTTCAAGAAACACAAAAACTTCATATATGAACACAGTAATAAGATCATAGACTAAAATTTTGGGAGTTTTATTCATTCATCTATTCTGCACCTGTGTTCATATGCATTATGCAGTGAATATATTAAGCAATTGATCAGATTTGCATGTAAGATTAAATTTTGATTTCAGTTGAGTTCTTACCATGATCGATATATACATATGGACACACGAATTCAAAATCATAACCATAGCGTTTCAATTTCGTATTCCCCAAAATTCAATCATAAAATCAATGAAATTCATATCAAGTCTTATTCATACTAGCTAGTTGATCGTTTTGCATAATAGATCTGAATTAAACTCTCAATTCATGTGAATTAAATTCTAACTATGATTGATGTATACATACAGATATACGAATTCAAAATCATCCCCACAGTATCCGAATTTCGTATTTCTATTCTCAATCACAGAATTGATGAATTTTATAAGAACTGAGATTTGGTTTCTTACCTTGGCGTCTGCATCACTCATCTGCAATCAAAAATTAGCGGAAGCAAAATGAAAACGCACAGCCAACAAGTCCTAATATGATTCTAAGTTTTCTGGGTTTGAATCCCAACTGAGGTGATTACCCTCATATGCCATAACTCGATCTCTGCGATACAAATAAAGAAAACGTCAGGTTGCTTTGTTTTAAGTCGGGTTTCAAAAACGAGTTCCTAATGGACTCCAGTTTTAGGCTAAAGCTGTAGGCCCAAAACCAAGAACAATGAATTTTCTGTATTGTTTTTACTGATCGAAAACTTAAATCGATTTGTGAAATTGTGAAGAGGCTCTGATACCATCTATTATTCTTGAAACTGAATTGCATAATAACTCAAGTCAAGATTGTTTCACAATAAATACATACACAATATTGTAGAAACATGAAACCAATAGCTTAAAGAGTTTCCTAGTTGCAATAGGTGATTACCATAAGGGCCGGTGTCAATTGGGATTCCATTCACATTGGTCATCCTTCTCAGCAACACGGCAACACAAACTGCAATCTCACAAAACACAGAACTAAGGAAAATCTTCTATGCTATCTACTTGTTTCTTCATAGAATGGGACTGCTATTTCTATATGAAAAACATAGTTAGCATATGGACTTTCTACTGGTATATATAGAGGCCTAAAAACACAACTCGTGCTCATCCTATAAGGAGTCCGAGTTTTACTTAATGTTTATTAGATACAAGT encodes the following:
- the LOC101294949 gene encoding deSI-like protein At4g17486-like isoform 1; translation: MRLFPLNSTPSSSSSSTVEKEQTDRKRTRALLYLNVYDLTPVNNYLYWFGFGVFHSGIEVHGLEYGFGAHEYPSSGVFEVEPRSCPGFIFRKSLLLGSTDMSRTEFRSFMEHLSGKYHGDTYHLIAKNCNHFTDEVCLRLTGKPIPGWVNRLARVENIQLSAVRHLPDHPPYSEEEEDDDGSESIASSGTGSDEDSNHHLLAAPIGDVAFVKETPVSYFSNPNVRDSSLILLKERSEFP
- the LOC101294949 gene encoding deSI-like protein At4g17486-like isoform 2, which gives rise to MRLFPLNSTPSSSSSSTVEKEQTDRKRTRALLYLNVYDLTPVNNYLYWFGFGVFHSGIEVHGLEYGFGAHEYPSSGVFEVEPRSCPGFIFRKSLLLGSTDMSRTEFRSFMEHLSGKYHGDTYHLIAKNCNHFTDEVCLRLTGKPIPGWVNRLARVGSFCNCLLPENIQLSAVRHLPDHPPYSEEEEDDDGSESIASSGTGSDEDSNHHLLAAPIGDVAFVKETPVRLARELM
- the LOC101303043 gene encoding phospholipase A1-IIgamma-like, with the protein product MASFATNWKDLSGENEWEGLLDPLDINLRRYIIHYGERSGSIATVVTEQKSKNYGLPRYAKGHLFQKVGLENGNPYKYVVKNYFYAAHVELSPKKSNFVGFVAVTTDEGTKLLGRRDVLISWRGTQLKHEWLVGIKINLVPAAHILGEQNDPKVHHGWLSYYTDIDPASSHNRLTNSRDQALAALKEVLNEYKGEEISITVTGHSMGAAMATLKATDIVRNGYNILLEDQPNKVIPVTAFVFACPRVGNEGFGNVFSGLENLHVLRVTNDQDIVPKQPETADYVHVGKELRFDSVKSPFMKVIPDVVIKEKVGILHDLEVYLHGVAGTHGINSSDFKLEVDRDLSLVNKYIDGVKDEYNIVAEWWTEKNKSMIQTSDGFWVLDDHEKDESES